From a single Collibacillus ludicampi genomic region:
- the cobA gene encoding uroporphyrinogen-III C-methyltransferase — protein sequence MGIGKVYLVGAGPGDPKLITIKGLDCIKKADVLVYDRLSSPRLLRHARPDCELIYVGKQPDRHTRSQEEINWLLVHKALEGKIVTRLKGGDPCVFGRVGEEAELLAEHGIEFEIVPGITSAIAVPAYAGIPVTSRGVSPSFAVVAGHEDPTKGESAIDWQTLAKATDTTIFLMGVANLESIVNRLMQYGKPPSTPVALIRWGTRVEQRTLVGTLENIVQRVRETNFRAPATIVVGHVVSLRDKLMWYEKKPLFGKRVLVTRARDQASELSEQIDELGGDPYEFPVIQTVPPRNLQPLDDAIRRVHEFDWILFTSVNSVKYFFERMRHLKKDIRAIRARIAAVGPKTAEKLEEKGLFPETIPADFRQEGLLDVLGGQIESGQKILFPRSSIARKTLVNALRERGCDVTEVDAYETQLVTDHAQEVADLLARGKIHMITFTSSSTVTNFLTALQGYDLEQLLADVIIAAIGPVTANTAKEQGLRIDIVAKEATIDGLVAALTNTAAQMPEKKGGLAHVTDRI from the coding sequence TTGGGTATTGGAAAAGTATATTTGGTTGGTGCTGGCCCCGGAGATCCGAAGTTGATCACAATCAAGGGCTTGGATTGCATTAAGAAAGCGGACGTTTTGGTTTACGATCGATTGTCTTCCCCACGCTTGCTTCGTCATGCGCGTCCCGACTGCGAACTGATCTATGTGGGGAAACAACCGGATCGGCATACTCGTTCGCAGGAAGAAATCAATTGGCTGCTCGTTCATAAAGCGTTGGAAGGAAAGATTGTCACACGCTTGAAAGGTGGGGATCCATGCGTTTTCGGACGAGTGGGGGAAGAAGCCGAACTTCTTGCGGAACACGGCATCGAATTCGAGATCGTGCCTGGCATTACATCGGCGATTGCCGTTCCGGCATATGCAGGTATCCCTGTAACGAGCCGCGGGGTTTCCCCTTCGTTCGCTGTCGTCGCAGGACACGAAGACCCGACAAAAGGCGAATCGGCGATCGACTGGCAAACACTTGCCAAGGCGACCGACACGACCATTTTCCTCATGGGTGTGGCCAATTTGGAGAGTATCGTCAATCGTTTGATGCAATATGGTAAGCCGCCTTCCACGCCCGTTGCGCTTATTCGCTGGGGGACGCGTGTCGAGCAAAGAACATTGGTGGGAACGCTGGAGAATATTGTTCAACGGGTGCGTGAAACCAACTTTCGGGCTCCGGCAACGATCGTGGTCGGACATGTCGTATCCTTGCGCGACAAACTGATGTGGTACGAGAAGAAGCCGCTTTTCGGCAAACGCGTGCTCGTGACGCGTGCTCGTGATCAGGCAAGCGAGCTTTCAGAACAAATCGACGAATTGGGCGGCGATCCGTATGAGTTTCCGGTGATTCAAACCGTTCCGCCACGGAATTTGCAACCGCTCGATGATGCCATTCGACGGGTGCACGAGTTTGATTGGATCCTCTTCACGTCTGTCAACAGCGTAAAGTATTTCTTTGAACGTATGCGCCATTTGAAGAAGGATATTCGCGCGATCCGTGCCCGCATCGCGGCAGTAGGGCCCAAGACGGCTGAGAAGTTAGAGGAAAAAGGCCTCTTTCCCGAAACGATCCCTGCCGATTTCCGACAGGAAGGATTGTTGGATGTACTCGGAGGACAAATCGAGAGCGGACAGAAGATACTATTTCCACGCTCGTCAATCGCTCGCAAGACGCTCGTGAATGCATTGCGTGAGAGAGGGTGCGATGTGACGGAAGTGGACGCATACGAAACACAATTGGTCACAGACCACGCGCAAGAAGTGGCCGATCTGCTGGCACGAGGGAAAATTCATATGATAACGTTCACCAGTTCTTCAACAGTTACTAATTTCCTCACTGCCTTGCAGGGTTATGATCTAGAGCAATTGTTGGCTGATGTTATCATTGCCGCGATCGGTCCTGTCACCGCAAATACGGCAAAGGAACAAGGACTGCGCATAGATATCGTCGCGAAAGAAGCGACGATAGACGGTTTGGTGGCAGCATTAACGAATACCGCCGCCCAGATGCCAGAAAAAAAAGGGGGACTCGCTCATGTTACCGATCGAATTTAA
- the hemC gene encoding hydroxymethylbilane synthase, whose product MRRLIVGTRKSALALTQTGWVCEQLHARFPTLEIESKTIVTKGDRILDVTLSKVGGKGLFVKEIEQALLNGEIDFAVHSMKDMPAEMPEGLMISAVTEREDPRDVLISKNGHRFHELPQGARVGTSSLRRGAQLKAARPDLEIVPLRGNIDTRLRKLEEENLDAIVLAAAGLARMGWLDRATERLSIDICVPAVGQGALGIQCRSNDEEMREFLKTLDHEATRLAITAERVLLGVLNGGCQVPIGAYAEYVDGQVRLTGFVGRPDGSLMIKEAGEGSDPVKVGRDVALRLLERGAREILASAREV is encoded by the coding sequence ATGAGGCGCTTGATCGTTGGGACGCGCAAGAGCGCTTTGGCGCTTACGCAAACGGGATGGGTTTGTGAACAATTGCACGCACGTTTCCCAACTCTAGAAATCGAGTCGAAAACTATCGTGACAAAAGGGGATCGTATTTTAGATGTCACGTTGTCAAAAGTAGGAGGAAAAGGGTTGTTTGTCAAAGAGATCGAACAAGCCCTTTTAAACGGTGAGATCGATTTTGCGGTGCACAGTATGAAGGATATGCCCGCGGAAATGCCGGAAGGGCTGATGATCTCCGCGGTCACGGAAAGGGAAGATCCCCGGGATGTCCTGATCTCGAAAAACGGACATCGTTTTCATGAATTGCCGCAAGGGGCCAGGGTGGGAACAAGCAGTTTACGCAGGGGGGCACAGTTGAAAGCGGCACGACCCGACCTCGAAATCGTGCCGTTACGAGGCAACATCGATACTCGCTTGCGCAAACTGGAAGAAGAGAATCTTGATGCGATCGTTTTGGCGGCGGCGGGGTTAGCACGTATGGGCTGGCTGGATCGTGCGACAGAACGTTTATCAATCGATATTTGTGTGCCAGCCGTAGGGCAGGGAGCTCTTGGCATTCAATGTCGTTCGAATGATGAGGAAATGCGGGAATTTCTCAAGACGCTTGATCATGAAGCGACACGTCTGGCGATCACTGCAGAACGAGTGCTTCTGGGGGTTCTGAACGGCGGTTGTCAAGTACCGATCGGCGCATATGCCGAGTATGTGGACGGTCAGGTACGCTTGACAGGATTCGTAGGACGGCCGGATGGTTCGCTCATGATAAAAGAAGCAGGCGAGGGAAGCGATCCTGTCAAGGTTGGGCGAGACGTTGCTTTGCGGCTTCTGGAGAGAGGAGCACGGGAGATTCTTGCATCCGCGCGGGAGGTATGA
- a CDS encoding precorrin-2 dehydrogenase/sirohydrochlorin ferrochelatase family protein has product MTQRLYAAFLNLQGKDCIVVGGGTVAERKVIALLECGAHVRVISPDLTPHLQRLVCGGQVTHVARRYRRGDVKQAAVVIAATDSLDVNQAVADEADEHRIWVNVANLPERCTFVVPSVVRRGPLSIAITTSGMSPAVTKLVREELESQFGPEYELYLQKMGEVRKRLKSTVADENVRREVFRRIARSDVLALIREGNVVEADRRIAEIMRRQKLT; this is encoded by the coding sequence TTGACGCAACGTTTATATGCTGCGTTTCTCAACTTGCAAGGCAAAGATTGTATTGTCGTCGGCGGGGGAACGGTGGCGGAACGAAAAGTGATCGCCTTGTTGGAATGCGGTGCACATGTCCGTGTGATTTCCCCGGATTTGACCCCGCATTTGCAACGTTTGGTTTGCGGTGGGCAGGTCACACATGTCGCCAGGCGTTATCGCCGAGGGGATGTGAAGCAGGCGGCCGTGGTGATCGCTGCTACCGATTCCCTCGACGTGAATCAGGCAGTGGCCGATGAAGCGGATGAACATAGAATATGGGTCAATGTTGCCAACCTGCCGGAACGTTGCACCTTCGTCGTCCCTTCAGTCGTGCGTCGTGGGCCGCTTTCCATTGCGATCACCACATCCGGCATGAGTCCTGCCGTTACGAAGCTCGTACGCGAAGAACTGGAATCGCAATTTGGTCCTGAATATGAATTATACCTCCAAAAAATGGGAGAGGTGCGGAAGCGACTCAAGAGCACCGTCGCGGATGAAAACGTTCGGCGCGAAGTGTTTCGCAGGATAGCCCGCTCCGATGTCCTCGCGTTGATCAGGGAGGGAAACGTTGTTGAAGCGGATCGCCGAATTGCAGAGATAATGAGGAGGCAGAAGTTGACATGA
- a CDS encoding cytochrome C assembly family protein, giving the protein MATRSSILLYDAMTVTYALSVLLYFIDFLQHKRMINRIAFGLLSVVWLMQTVFFLLRMKEYDYLPVLTHFETLIFFSWILITFSLVINFFYKIDLFTFFANVVGFAAVALDTFTGKGAASVDVKLQGDLLFIHITIAFLSYAAFAIATIFSIMYLIQEKLLKEKRWNTLFRRLPALDQLDMFSFRLIVIGFPLLLIAMILGAIWYKIQFGRFLFLDPKPLVSLLLFVLYGLYLYFRVAWGWVGRKSAWLNILGFSGVLINYLFVGTFFSGFHRW; this is encoded by the coding sequence ATGGCAACAAGGAGCAGCATCCTGCTCTATGATGCGATGACAGTTACGTATGCGTTGTCGGTTTTGCTGTATTTCATCGATTTCCTGCAGCATAAACGCATGATCAACCGTATTGCCTTTGGGCTGTTATCGGTCGTTTGGCTGATGCAAACGGTCTTCTTCCTTTTGCGAATGAAAGAATACGATTATTTACCGGTGTTAACCCATTTTGAAACGTTGATCTTTTTCTCGTGGATCTTGATCACATTCTCGCTGGTGATTAATTTCTTCTACAAAATTGATCTGTTTACCTTTTTTGCCAATGTGGTGGGATTCGCCGCCGTCGCTCTCGACACGTTCACGGGCAAAGGAGCGGCTTCCGTCGATGTGAAGCTACAAGGGGATCTCTTATTTATTCACATTACGATCGCTTTCCTTTCGTATGCGGCGTTTGCGATTGCGACCATTTTTTCGATCATGTACTTGATTCAAGAAAAGTTGTTAAAAGAGAAACGGTGGAATACCTTGTTTCGCCGTTTACCTGCTCTCGATCAGCTGGATATGTTCTCATTCCGTCTGATTGTAATAGGTTTTCCACTCTTGCTGATCGCGATGATTCTTGGAGCGATTTGGTATAAAATTCAATTTGGACGGTTTTTGTTTCTCGATCCCAAGCCGTTAGTTTCTTTGCTTCTTTTTGTTTTATACGGACTCTATTTGTATTTTCGCGTTGCTTGGGGATGGGTCGGACGAAAATCGGCATGGTTAAACATTTTGGGATTCAGCGGCGTATTGATCAATTACCTCTTCGTCGGCACGTTTTTTTCCGGCTTTCACCGCTGGTAG
- the hemA gene encoding glutamyl-tRNA reductase — protein MNIMAVGLNYRTAPVEIRERFSLSPSDLSESINLLAQEKAIRERVIISTCNRTEVYAVVDHPSDGKRSIQSFLEYISGVRVEDFSPYIYTYVDQDAVRHLFRVACGLDSMILGETQILGQVRDSFLFAQQNGYTGAIFNNLFKRAVTVAKRAHTETDIGKNAVSVSYAAVELAKKIFEELTNKTVLIIGAGKMSELTVKHLHSAGARRVLVVNRTLERAKELAIKFRGEAFDMGHLGLALKQADIVISSTGSDHYIVTKPMLTEIMRLRRGRALFLIDIAVPRDLDPEINKLTNVYLYDIDDLEGVIAVNLQERAKEAEKIGYIIGEEMASFKQWLNTQAVIPLIAALRDKGEQIQRSVMKSLVNKLPDLSERDKWVLEKHTKLIVNQLLHEPIQHVKELALETNSELYLEAFARIFGLQPIQEEEPSFAHNDENATALFAGREEAATKVVSETKVTNLSLRKEASRWQQGAASCSMMR, from the coding sequence ATGAATATTATGGCAGTGGGTTTAAATTATCGGACAGCACCAGTGGAAATCAGAGAACGATTCAGCCTCTCCCCATCCGACCTTTCAGAATCCATCAACTTGTTGGCTCAGGAGAAGGCGATTCGGGAACGGGTGATTATTTCTACATGTAACCGTACGGAGGTCTATGCGGTCGTTGATCATCCATCGGACGGTAAACGTAGTATTCAATCATTTTTGGAGTATATATCGGGTGTTCGTGTCGAGGATTTTTCACCATATATTTACACATATGTGGATCAAGACGCTGTCCGTCATCTGTTCCGTGTAGCATGTGGATTGGATTCCATGATTCTGGGAGAGACACAGATTTTAGGGCAGGTTCGGGACAGTTTTTTGTTTGCGCAGCAGAATGGTTATACGGGCGCGATTTTCAATAACCTGTTTAAACGCGCTGTGACTGTTGCCAAACGTGCGCATACGGAGACCGACATCGGGAAAAACGCCGTTTCGGTTTCGTATGCGGCGGTGGAATTGGCCAAAAAGATTTTCGAAGAATTGACGAATAAGACGGTACTGATCATCGGTGCCGGCAAAATGAGCGAGTTGACCGTGAAACATCTGCACAGTGCCGGAGCGCGGCGCGTGCTCGTGGTGAACCGCACTCTTGAGAGGGCGAAAGAACTGGCAATCAAATTCCGGGGAGAAGCGTTCGATATGGGCCACTTGGGGTTGGCACTCAAACAGGCGGATATCGTGATCTCTTCAACGGGATCCGATCACTATATCGTAACCAAACCCATGTTGACAGAGATCATGAGACTCCGTCGCGGGCGTGCGCTCTTTCTCATCGATATCGCAGTTCCCCGCGATCTCGATCCTGAGATCAACAAATTGACGAACGTATACCTGTATGATATTGACGATTTGGAAGGGGTCATTGCGGTCAACTTGCAGGAGCGTGCCAAAGAGGCTGAGAAGATCGGCTATATCATCGGCGAAGAAATGGCTTCGTTCAAGCAGTGGCTCAATACGCAAGCGGTCATACCCTTGATTGCCGCACTGCGGGATAAAGGGGAACAGATCCAACGATCGGTGATGAAAAGTCTGGTCAATAAATTGCCGGATTTGTCCGAGCGCGACAAATGGGTACTCGAAAAACACACCAAGTTGATCGTCAATCAACTGTTGCACGAACCTATCCAACATGTAAAAGAGCTGGCGCTCGAAACAAATTCGGAATTGTATTTGGAAGCTTTTGCGCGAATCTTTGGGTTGCAACCGATCCAGGAGGAGGAGCCATCTTTCGCTCACAACGATGAAAATGCAACGGCTCTTTTCGCCGGAAGAGAAGAGGCAGCGACGAAAGTCGTGAGTGAGACGAAGGTGACGAACTTGTCCTTGCGAAAGGAGGCATCTCGATGGCAACAAGGAGCAGCATCCTGCTCTATGATGCGATGA
- a CDS encoding DMT family transporter gives MGKSLFADLILLLVTLVWGATFVMVKNAVSLLPPFTFNAVRFLLASVVLGLIVWIMNRSVWRSFNRDLMKAGIQIGIWLFAGYAFQTFGLMYTTSSKAGFITGLSVVLVPLFSFWLFRQKIRKQTIAGVCIATVGLSLISFNKAESVNCGDLLVLLCAFSFAMHIITVSRYASKFSAFLLGFVQITTVGIFNALAALIFEKWRIVFQMDILMSPHVLYALMVTSVFATAFAFVAQSQFQKFTTATRTALIFSMEPVFAAVTAYLWANEILSPQAIIGSLCILTGMILAELGGDDSGGSTHATEHV, from the coding sequence TTGGGCAAATCGCTCTTCGCCGATTTGATTCTTTTACTTGTCACCCTCGTTTGGGGCGCCACTTTTGTCATGGTAAAAAATGCGGTCAGTCTTCTCCCGCCTTTCACCTTTAATGCTGTTCGCTTTCTCCTTGCATCCGTCGTTCTTGGCTTGATTGTATGGATCATGAACCGATCCGTTTGGCGTTCATTCAATCGTGATCTTATGAAAGCGGGAATACAGATCGGGATCTGGTTGTTTGCCGGTTACGCTTTTCAGACGTTCGGTCTGATGTATACCACGTCCTCCAAAGCCGGGTTCATCACAGGTTTATCGGTCGTATTGGTGCCGCTTTTTTCGTTTTGGTTATTCCGTCAGAAAATTAGAAAACAGACGATCGCCGGTGTGTGTATAGCAACCGTGGGACTCTCTCTGATTTCCTTCAATAAAGCTGAATCCGTCAACTGTGGGGATCTTCTGGTTCTTCTTTGTGCGTTCTCATTCGCCATGCATATTATCACAGTGAGCCGCTATGCTTCAAAGTTTTCGGCGTTTTTGCTCGGATTTGTGCAAATCACGACCGTCGGAATCTTCAATGCGCTGGCAGCACTCATTTTCGAGAAGTGGCGAATCGTGTTCCAAATGGACATCTTGATGTCTCCTCATGTTCTTTATGCGCTTATGGTGACTTCCGTTTTTGCCACAGCATTCGCCTTTGTCGCTCAAAGCCAGTTTCAGAAATTCACCACCGCGACACGTACCGCCCTGATCTTTTCGATGGAACCGGTCTTTGCGGCGGTCACCGCATACCTGTGGGCCAATGAAATTCTCTCTCCGCAAGCGATTATCGGTTCGTTATGCATCCTCACAGGGATGATTCTAGCCGAGCTCGGCGGAGATGATTCCGGCGGGTCGACTCATGCAACAGAACATGTGTAA
- the yihA gene encoding ribosome biogenesis GTP-binding protein YihA/YsxC: MKIKSAEFTISAVKPEQYPEGNQPEIALAGRSNVGKSSLINRMLNRRNLARTSSKPGKTQTLNYYHINQQFYFVDLPGYGFARVPQAIKAQWSKMIEHYLSKRENLKLVLQLVDIRHAPSKEDVAMYEWLNHYGLPKVVIATKADKISRGQWQKHMKIIRNALQMDPSVPFIPFSAETGQGKEELWNVITSFIDTTEEPVEQKEAESS, from the coding sequence ATGAAAATCAAATCAGCCGAATTTACCATTTCTGCAGTTAAACCTGAGCAATACCCCGAGGGGAATCAACCGGAAATTGCATTGGCGGGGCGTTCTAATGTTGGCAAATCCTCGTTGATCAATCGCATGCTCAACCGTCGCAACCTTGCACGCACTTCTTCGAAACCGGGGAAAACGCAAACGCTGAACTATTATCACATCAACCAACAATTCTACTTCGTGGACTTGCCGGGATACGGATTTGCCCGCGTTCCGCAAGCGATCAAAGCGCAATGGTCAAAAATGATCGAGCATTATCTTTCAAAACGGGAGAATCTGAAATTGGTTCTCCAACTCGTTGATATCAGACATGCTCCGAGCAAGGAAGATGTCGCCATGTATGAATGGCTGAATCATTACGGATTGCCAAAAGTTGTTATTGCCACAAAAGCGGACAAGATTTCACGCGGTCAATGGCAGAAACATATGAAAATCATTCGTAATGCTCTCCAAATGGATCCATCGGTTCCTTTCATTCCTTTTTCTGCAGAAACCGGGCAAGGAAAAGAAGAATTATGGAACGTTATCACATCTTTTATAGATACAACAGAGGAACCCGTTGAACAAAAAGAAGCCGAATCCAGTTAA
- the lon gene encoding endopeptidase La, translated as MRQTSRRSLPLLPLRGLLVFPTMVLHLDVGREKSVRALEKAMVGENLILLAAQKDTHMDDPEPDDIYRVGTVTRIKQMLKLPNGTMRVLVEGLSRAQIIAYTSTEEHYQVDVDVIEEEEVRDPEVDALMRAVLNQFEQYSKLSKKVTQEMFASVTDIDEPGRLADAIVSHLTLKIPDKQSILEAFSIKERLEILLRILSDEREVLELEKKISQRVRKQMEKTQKEYYLREQMKAIQKELGEKEGRGAEADELREKMKAMNLPEDVRSKIEKEIERLEKMPPTSAEGTVVRTYIDWLMALPWTEKANDEIDLKYAEEVLDKEHYGLEKVKERILEYLAVQALAKKLRGPILCLVGPPGVGKTSLARSIATALGRKFVRISLGGVRDEAEIRGHRRTYIGALPGRIIQGMKTAGQINPVFLLDEIDKMAHDFRGDPAAALLEVLDPEQNSTFSDHYIEIPYDLSNVLFITTANVAQDIPGPLLDRMEAIYLSGYTEIEKQHIAMNHLLPKQLEAHGLRKENLNISSETMLRVIREYTREAGVRNLERQIGTLCRKAAKEIVTGKKKRIVITRKNLPGFLGAPKYRYGLAEKEDQVGVVTGLAWTSTGGDTLSIEVSVVSGKGKLTLTGQLGDVMKESAQAAFSYIRSRAAQLGIPEDFPEKFDVHIHVPEGAIPKDGPSAGISMATAVVSALTNTPVSRHVAMTGEITLRGRVLPIGGVKEKCLSAHRAGIKKVLLPADNEKDVDDIPESVRKDLQLVFVQHMDQVLEEALVRE; from the coding sequence ATGAGACAAACCAGCAGACGAAGTTTGCCACTTTTACCTTTGCGCGGCCTTCTTGTCTTTCCGACCATGGTGTTGCACCTGGATGTGGGGCGTGAAAAGTCAGTGCGGGCCCTGGAAAAGGCGATGGTAGGAGAGAACCTGATCTTATTGGCTGCACAAAAGGACACACATATGGATGATCCTGAACCGGATGACATCTATCGTGTAGGAACGGTTACTCGTATTAAGCAGATGTTAAAACTTCCGAACGGAACCATGAGAGTACTGGTAGAGGGTTTATCGCGGGCGCAGATTATCGCTTATACGAGTACGGAAGAACATTATCAGGTAGATGTGGACGTGATCGAAGAAGAAGAGGTTCGCGACCCAGAAGTGGATGCTCTGATGCGAGCCGTGTTAAACCAGTTTGAACAGTATAGCAAGCTTTCTAAGAAGGTCACGCAAGAGATGTTTGCGTCAGTCACTGATATCGATGAGCCCGGTCGTTTGGCAGATGCGATCGTCTCTCATCTCACACTGAAAATCCCGGATAAGCAGTCGATCCTCGAAGCGTTTTCCATAAAAGAACGATTGGAAATATTGCTTCGTATCTTATCGGACGAGCGGGAAGTTCTCGAATTAGAAAAAAAGATCAGCCAACGTGTTCGCAAACAGATGGAAAAGACGCAGAAAGAATACTATCTGCGTGAACAGATGAAAGCGATCCAAAAAGAGTTGGGCGAGAAAGAAGGCCGTGGCGCTGAAGCGGATGAATTACGTGAAAAAATGAAAGCGATGAACCTTCCGGAAGATGTACGGAGCAAGATCGAGAAAGAGATCGAACGGCTGGAAAAAATGCCTCCTACTTCCGCCGAAGGGACAGTCGTGCGTACATATATCGATTGGCTCATGGCATTGCCCTGGACGGAGAAAGCGAACGACGAGATCGATCTCAAGTACGCGGAAGAAGTGTTAGACAAAGAACATTACGGCCTTGAGAAAGTGAAAGAACGCATTTTGGAATATCTGGCCGTACAAGCGCTGGCGAAAAAGTTGCGTGGACCCATCCTGTGTTTGGTAGGTCCTCCAGGGGTTGGGAAAACATCACTGGCCCGTTCCATCGCAACCGCATTAGGGCGCAAATTCGTGCGCATTTCCCTCGGCGGTGTGCGTGATGAAGCGGAGATTCGCGGGCACAGGCGTACGTATATCGGGGCATTGCCCGGACGGATCATCCAGGGAATGAAAACTGCCGGACAGATCAATCCAGTCTTCCTGCTTGATGAAATTGATAAGATGGCACACGATTTTCGCGGGGACCCCGCAGCGGCCTTGTTGGAAGTACTAGATCCGGAGCAAAACAGTACGTTTTCTGATCATTACATCGAGATCCCGTACGATTTGTCAAACGTATTGTTCATAACGACGGCTAACGTAGCCCAAGATATTCCCGGGCCTCTTCTCGATCGAATGGAGGCGATTTACCTCTCCGGGTATACAGAGATTGAAAAACAGCATATCGCCATGAACCACCTGTTGCCTAAGCAGCTGGAGGCACATGGATTACGCAAGGAAAATCTGAACATCTCAAGCGAGACGATGCTTCGAGTGATCCGCGAATATACGCGTGAAGCAGGAGTACGTAACCTGGAGAGACAGATCGGCACCCTCTGCCGCAAAGCGGCGAAAGAGATCGTCACAGGCAAGAAAAAACGGATCGTGATTACCCGGAAGAATTTGCCTGGCTTTCTCGGGGCGCCCAAATACCGATACGGTTTGGCCGAGAAGGAAGATCAGGTAGGAGTTGTGACCGGATTGGCATGGACATCCACGGGCGGAGATACGTTGTCCATCGAGGTCTCTGTCGTTTCGGGGAAGGGGAAGCTCACGTTGACCGGGCAATTGGGCGATGTAATGAAAGAGTCTGCACAAGCGGCATTCAGTTATATTCGCTCGCGTGCCGCTCAGTTGGGAATTCCTGAAGACTTTCCTGAAAAATTTGATGTTCATATCCATGTGCCGGAAGGTGCGATCCCGAAAGACGGTCCTTCTGCAGGAATCTCTATGGCCACTGCTGTCGTTTCCGCTTTGACCAATACGCCTGTTTCCCGCCATGTGGCAATGACAGGGGAGATCACTTTGCGCGGCAGAGTGTTGCCTATCGGAGGCGTAAAGGAAAAATGTCTGTCTGCCCATCGGGCTGGCATTAAAAAAGTCTTGTTGCCGGCGGATAACGAAAAAGATGTCGACGACATTCCGGAAAGTGTGCGCAAGGATTTGCAATTGGTGTTTGTCCAACATATGGATCAAGTGCTTGAAGAAGCACTGGTGAGAGAATAA